The genomic interval tgtttatgttttgacagatgtgtttatatgtcattatgacggttttctaatcagctgatgtgctgccgccattacaaaattactctcggataagctcgttacacggtcaattttggcggtataacattttattcttgggataagctagttatcttggtttcaggtttggtagaatgcaaaatctgcttactcgcgagtaactggtactttactcgtgagtaaaaagttactcgacgttggccgaatccgcccttacATACTTGATTTTTTTTCGGCCCATCTCTTGGCTACGAAACCCTTTCATGTGCGTGTCCGACATAGACACGTTTCTCGTGCTCTggcatagagaaaataatacttcgCTCTGGGCcgtattttttatagtaaacttatttgtattttggcaggtaggtacattaatttaaattaagaacACAAACCAACCAGATTGACATTgacaacaaaacaaacttaaaaCTGTCACCATTTATTAACTATTTCCGTTTCAAGAtgcttgtttaaaaatatttttttattattttaggtttttagattaagtatttttgttttttaatgtaCAGTGCagtgtttaatattattataatcttttAGAGTTAATTTTTCAAATCATGCCTGAGTAAGTATTCCTGTATCCCTGTATTGTTCTCTACGGATCCAATAGGCGACCGTGAGGTattgggttcgaatcccggaaCTATTTGAATATAATACAATCCACTAAACATGCCGAAATTTTTAATGTGATAGTCAGATACTGACCGAGGCTGGGTGAACCCGGAGGCCTACTgctagttattttaattaaagtaagcacagtcgtcgaaatataagagGGCCGTTAggacagctccaaaatgtatgCTGCTTCAAAAGTTCTTATTTCTTTCGGCCGTGAAATAATACGCCAGATTTTgtatctttttatgtatttcatcaagtaaatcaagagtaaataagtaacaaatttgtgtagctgtccgggcaatagaaaaaaagacgGAATGAATCTCGCGAACTAAAACGTGAGGCACCCAAAGTAAGTCAGTTTCATTGTTACGACGCCGACGAGCCCGCCACACACACATTCTCAATCAAAGTAAGTCGGTTtgccgccgcgcgccaatCACGTCGCATCTACGCACCCACACACTCTCATGTCGCCGCCATTGTGGTGCTTCAGTGTTTTAGTaagcgagattccttccgtctttttttctacttccatggccACACTATGGTAATCTCTGTTCTGTGTTGTCAGCATCTTCCTTACTCCGCAGGTGTTGCCAGCCATGTCCAGCGCCGCCCGCGGGCTCCGGGGGGCAGGGGCGGGGCGCGGGAGGGTGCCCTTGCAAGAGCTGCTGCTGTGGCAAGCCGCCCGTGATCACGCCTGTAAGTggcattttaatatttgacCTTAAGTGAAGGAGAAGAAAGAATAGAATGCGTTGTTTTACGGAGAGTGTTTTGTGGTTCAGTATCCTTGCCATAAAAGAAATCTTCTCATCATCGCTGTCTTGCTTCTTTGTCTTGACAAGTTATTGACAGTGCTCTTAGAGAGAGTCCTCGGTTTACAAAAGGCATCGCGCAATGCAGACATGTGTGTCCTAACTGAGGGGTTAAAAAGAAACGTAGTAGTAGGTTCTAACGAGAGCTGACATGCAATCGGTACGATTAATTCCACAACACAATGCTCTGTGTTCATTACTAATCCTTCCACCCTTTCCAGTGCTACAAacagccgaaggtcccggcgTCGTACGCTCCCCGCCGGGTCTACATGAAGCCGACGGCTCCCGTGGAAGGCTGCACCACCTACAAGCTGTCGTACCTACCCGTCGAGTGCAAGAACCTGCGCGGGGAGGCAAGGAAGCCGACGGGGAACATCATCCTGAGCTGCGCGCCCATGGAGGGGGAGACTATACAGAAGGTATGCTATTTGGACGCTTTTTTTACTTCTGTTCTGAGGTGTCAGGATCTGGGAATGCCGGGATAAGAAGTTGATAGTTTTGTCGCGTCTCTAAGGTAGGAAATCTCTGGTTATGGCTTAGTTATGCTTAAAAGAAGGCACAAAACCTTTAGATGGAACTTATTGTGATGGATTATGTTATCATGTTGTCTGTATCTGCCCATGGTTCCTTTGCTCAAGGATTCAGAAATAACCGGAAGGAATGGGCATACAAAGACGTTCAATGAACGGGCCTTTCCTGTATGCTAAGCACGACAAAAGCACGTTAGTCATGTCACTAACTAACCCCACACCCAATTCCAGCTATCCTACCTGCCCAACGAAATTTGCGTGACAAACCCGATCCGTCCGTGCAACCACGACATGTGGGGCCAGGGCCCCATGCAAAGCCTCACCACGCAGCGCCATGACTTTGTGCCGAAGCCATCTTGCGTCAGGGAGTCTTTCAAGCCAGACCCCAAGTACCATTGTGTGGAAGCGCCTTTTGAAAGTGAGCTCTAATTACCtaactatctatctatcatggcgaTTTTGAAAGTGAGCACTTAAGTAACACCTAATGCTAACTGCGATAGGTTTCTTTAAGAGatctaactataaaaaaaaaatatttatcctGTAGTAGTGATGAAGACGAGGGATAGCTAAGGAGCTAAGATGTAGGCCAATAGACGCAAAATGTAACGTGGGAAGCCATTCGGTTGCTGGACGAGCAATCCAGGAATAAtctaaatatacttacataagtacataagctCCCTCGTAGGTTGAGGTGTGTCAGGAAGTCAGGCAGACTCTTTTGTGGGCCACCTAAGGTTCCTGGGGTATCCTGCCGTCTTCTTAAACAAATCGGGATactttagtaagtaataagtacctacctacctatagttaATGTATTGTTGTAATGTTCCAGACCGCACGATTAACCGCATGTCGTACCTGGACCCGGGCCGCCTGGCCCGCAGCAAGTCCTACGCACCCACCAAGTGCTACGAGAGACCCACAGGTTAGTCACTAAGATCCCGTCGATACTAAATTTTAGGTTATTGACCCAAGCACGTTATCACCACATCCGCGTGCGGGCAAAGATACGTATGGCAGAGAAAAGGCCCTAACCCTAAGGGCCTATTCAAACCGCAGGGTTATTCACCGTGGGTATTGGGTAGGCAGCGGTAATATGAACATAGAGAAATAGTAGGACTGACGGTAAGTATACCATTACCGCTAGCAGTAGCGTACAACTGCGGTATGAATGCCTTAAACCTGCTCATATCTACGCCTTCTACTTCCCCTAATCTGCACCGCAACTTGTCGTTCCAGCCCCTATGGAGTGCGCGACGACACACAAGATGTCGTACCTGCCGACCTGTGTGGCGCCGCCGCAGCGACCGCCCTGGGCCTGTAAGGGACAGTACCAGAAGCCTTGCCAGAGGGTGAGTCACACGGATAGCTATTGAGCTACCTTTGCTTAAGCCACCGACAGAgatcaccgagttagtaagcttaagtggcagtgggaTGGTCAGATCTGTCGAAGAGACGataaccgatggggtaaacgtgttctgtgCTGGAGACTGCGCCTCGGCAAATGTAGTATAGGACGCCCttcggctagatggggtgacgacttgtgAAACGTAgctggtaatgattggatgcgaaGCTATAGATCGTATCCAATGGCGAGCTTtgagagaggcctacgtccagcagtggactgctttAAGCTAATGCATTATAAGTACTTCAATGAATAACTCATGATTTCTTTTCCTGGCAGTTTGACGGTACGACGGTGTACCAAGGGTCTTTCTTGCCGCCCGGAATGGATTGCAGCGAGGTGCAGGACCCTTGTTCCTATGGCGATTGCAATCGTAAGTGCTATCATTATGTCCTGCCTTAATTATCATCAGTATTAATATCCACTGCAAGTTATTTAGGTCAACTAGCATGGGCCTTTTGTCAATCAATCAAAGTCAAGTTAAATGTTAGACGCCTTATAAGTTCCTAGCAATCCTCTTTTAACATTCCTTCATTAATCCACCATGCGCCGTTTACTTTGCATTGCAAGATGACCGCCATTTGGTTCTACTGTCATGATAGTTACGATGTGCACTATAGTAAAACCCAATTTAACCGACACacttgcgagcaatgaaaaagttcccgTGACAATAACaccaaattatattatattaactaTAGTTTCAAAgtactaaacggaaaagactagcagTGAAGCAGTCTGCCATATTTATTGAAGAAATTTTAACAGCGCattagaatattaccaacgGTAAACTTCAATAATTTGATCTAATTCTAAAAAGTGAGATCATTCGGTGTCGACATTTGGTACTTAAGTGgaacctaagtaggtacttattacttccatgggtggaattttttcattgctcgtgagtgtagttcttcttataggtacctatgtgtgATTCTCATGTTTTGTTTCCCCAGCATGCCCGTGCAAGATTCCTGCGGAATGTATCAGTAAAGACCCGTGCGCGTGTGACTTCCCCAAGGCAGCCTGTTGCTAGCGGCCGCCATATTGAATGTCgttctaaatttaaatgtgTAGGATAGCGCTTTCCGTTGaaggcatattttttttattaaccgTAAGGCGCCAAATATTAAATGGTTACTTCAATTActtcaaatattaaattaaattgtctACTTGAATTagtacaaatattaaattgtCTAATATTACTTAATAGTAGTTCAATGTCTCAATGTTTTCCCCCCGTAGGGCAGAAAACGGATATTTAGGTTTCTGCCGAAGCTTGAACCACATTTGAGATAACGCGTTATAATTCAGCCATAGTAAAGTGCTAGATTGACTGCTTCACTAGCGCCACCTAGCGTCAGACGCAACAATGTGTATGACGATATccatttataaacataattatttgaaattattactACGATAATATTgtgataattaatttaatcttAATTCTAATGACCAGTAATgcatatttatcaataaataatatgaatatataTGGGCGTTTAAGCATGAAGCATTTAATGTAACAGAGCTTTTATTCTTATATTATAACTAcgaatacataattatgaattaaaattaCTGAGTTTTATTCTCATTCAAGCTAGCATCATCATAAggtaaactatttttttatcaaactaagggctgttttttaatattaataatcaagggcgtacccaggatttcagctaggggggggcagctcatacctgttcggagatgatggtcggtcgggtatattgaaacattatagataaatgaatattaaatcaaaatatctgactgaaaagaaaatatattttgtttccaACACTTCATTTTGCGCACagtaacacgtttttatttccCACTTGGCAAGAAAatttactaatttattttatcttctaggggggggggggcagctgcccccctctgctcctacctgggtacgcccctgttaataatcataatcagataaatgttatctccCGAATAAAAATGTTGAGACGCGCGaccatcagaattattccctGGATAACTTATCTGGTTATTAAAAAATCAGCCCAAACAATAAGAATCATCAtccgacccatcacgtccccactgctggggcacgggtctccttccattgaaggaagggtttaggcctagtccaccacgctggcctagtgcgggttggcgAACAATAAGAATACATTCTTGATATAAGAcactttattataattactatcCACATTCATCAAGGAATCATTACATAGAGTACAACACAGTTCCATATCTTATAATGCTCATACAAAAACATGTAAAAGACTTAACGGAAAGGttattaaaactatatttatgcAACGTTAGGCGACATATACACAGGTTTACAGCGCTGCAGTCTAATAAATTACAGTCCTTTGTACCGACAagcaataataaatagtaacaAAACAGCTGTAAGAGCTTCTATTCTTTTATATCAGATAATTTAACTATTGCAAATGTCATATTGAATAAAATCaagtaatattttactatttgACATTTGTACTTGTTAATTTAGCATCTGAGATAAAATCAGACTTtacatactttttatttaagtgactgctgctgagttgcagaaagggactttaagctgaTGTCGACCTAGAATGTATTGCTGCCTAGTTTGACAGTATatggacagaaagagacagatataataatatacctacatttaatgtcgacattagcttaaagatTATTTCTGCAACTCGACATAGGTCATACAAGACGTAGATGGCTTATTAAAAATGGACATAGAAAACGCAAGACAGTacaaaattttcataaattctaaTTATCTGTGTAACTTTATACAGGTGGATCAATATCCACAAAGTAGAagctattattatgtacctccAGCTTCACAAAGTCTGGATAAAGGTAATATGCAAATCTTCGATTTACTTTAAAGACTCTCGGAATCTGTCCATGATACATAATCCTGTCGTGTTCCAATTTACTGTACCCTTTTACTTTACCTAAGGGTGGGTACCGATTAAACTCACATTCAAAAGATACAGTCCAGTTTCTTACTTGAGAATGTCAAGTTAAGTATCTCTTGAAGTTATGTGATTAGGTAATTTACTTTGCAACCCATACATAGCATGActataaattgtaataatcGAGACACACCCTTATTATGCTTTCACACTTCCCCATTTGCGGCGCTCAAAATTACCcaatcaataaattaattggctaataataataacctacGCCACAAACATTACATCCCTCATAACTAACGTAGTTTCAAGCCCTAAGGCCCAGCACACATGGTGAAACGCAACTGCAACGAATCTACTACTACTAGTTAATTTTAGATTTTCATTTGAGTTTATGCAATAGATACCTTTGAGAGACAACACACGTCGCAACTAGAAACCGGTTTCAACTCAAAATTAACTAGCAGTTGCAGTGTCTGTGTGCTGGGCCTAAGAGTTCGTTTCCACTATGCCATCTGTCGGGACGATTTTTATCGTGTATGAGTTCACACTCGGACACCGATTTACATGCTTATCCGATAAAATATCGTCCCGACAGAAATAGAGGGAACGGGGGGTTACTCCAAACAATTCACTTCAATCGCACAACGCAGACAGAGTTTAGCAGGTTAGCCTCTTTGACCGTCTGGCTGTCGTCTGTCAACTCGGCACTGGGGAAGGTCGTTTGGAGGACGAATGGCCTCAGCTGGTAAATCGGGAGTGCGGTCACGATGTACTGCCGGAGTTGCCCCACCGTGTGCGTGTGGTTGAAGCGACCGGCCAGGCGAGAGCCGTCGGGCAGCCGGAACTGTGGAGGGCGAGGGGCCGGGTTATATTGGTCTTGGTATGCTTTTGGTAACAGGGCATTGTTTTAGAATATTAAATCAATGGCCATACTTCAGCCACACCGTCATGAAGGGCTATAACATTAGCGTAAGTTAAAATTGTTACTAACATTTTCTATGGATTTATATCTGcaataaattgaattgaattattGTGAACACCATAAATcagactataatatatttatgttttgttgaCATGACTATCGGTGAGTCAATGGTGTGAagtggtgaccccgacgtgatGAACCGTCACCTATTACATATAGTGCTGTGACGACTCGTCTAAATTCGTCGTATTTATGTGCGACTTTTGTGTGTCTAAAACatgaggactaaggttaccgacatagctgtcaaaatatgcaagctgaagtggcagtgggctggtcatttctgccgaagaaccgataaccgtcggggtagacgagttctcgagtggagaccacgaacaggcaaacgcagtgtgggacgccctcctgcccgctggactgacgaccttgtggcgggtagtggttggatgaggaaagccgtggaccgagtgttgtggcgctccttgggagaggcctatgtccagcagtggatgattattggctgataatGAACTAGCAACCCCTCACCTGTATACTAGTGACGGGCTGTGTCTCGTCCAGATTGAGCGCGGCGATGGCGGCTCGCTCGTTGGAGTTAATGGTCTGAAGTGGTGACCCCGGCGTGATCAACCGTCACCTACTGTGATGACTCGTCTAAATTCGTCGTATTTATGTGCGacttgtgtgtgtgtaaaacATGAGTATCGATGGTTCAACTAGCAACCCCTCACCTGTATACTAGTGACGGGCTGTGTCTCGTCTAAGTTGAGCGCGGCGATGGCGGCTCGCTCGTTGGCGGCCGCGTCCTGTACATCCGCCGCTACGGGCGCAGTGGCGCCCACTGTCGGCGGCGTTGGGCTGGGGAGatggtaaatatttataattaaatcacAGATTGTAGTTAGTAAGAGCGACCTCTTACGGGCAACCTTGAacataaagagataaaagtaAAGACATTAGACGGATGAGATATAGAGAACTAGCTGTtctcgcgagcttcgcttcgccttaaaaagttttcccgtgggaattccaggataaaaagtagcctgtgttctttcccaggatctagaccgtatgtgtaccaaatttcattcagatccgttcagtagttttggcgtgaaagagtaacagatagacagacagacacagttactttcgcatttataatattagttaggatacccTACCTGCCCAGCAGATGTCCCTTCCCGCTGaaggcgcgggcggcggcgggggcgccaGTAGGACACTCCTCGTGGCGTCTGTCCTCGAGCGTCACTCGCACTGATATTCAGTTGAGTTGCCTCATTGCCTACCTGTCTAACACATGTCCTAGTGTCCTagacggctgaatggtgtagtggttagtgaacctgactgctatgccgaaggtcccgggttcgattcccggctggggcaaatatttgtttaaagtcagatatttgtactcgggtcttggttgttgatatttatatttagtatctatctatctatgtatttgtgcagatatatcagctgtccgacacccataacacaggttctgtctagcttggggtcggatggccgtgtgtgagatgtccccacatattgttattattacctGCCCAGCAGATGTCCCTTCCCGCTGaaggcgcgggcggcggcgggggcgccaGTAGGACACTCCTCGTGGCGTCTGTCCTCGAGCGTCACGCGCACCTCGCCGCCCGCCTCCGATAGCTCCGCCGGGATCTCACTGGAATGTACAAtggagatatttaatattcaatcaaatcaaattgataaaataatattcaatcAAAATATCTGACTAAAAAGAAAAGATACTTTGTTTCCAACACTTCATATTGCGCACAGTAagtaacacgtttttaattcccacttgtaaggaaaatttacgtttattttatcttctagggggggcagctgccctcCCCTGctcctacctgggtacgcccttgtaatagtaaaaaaagtaTTGGAAATGAGACCCGAAGGTAGGCGTAAGAGAGGAAGACCGagaaagacgtggcttgattgcgtaaaagaaaaaatgagagagtgtggagtgaatgaggatatgacagaggatagggtaaaatggcgtgacatgacgaACAAATCCGACcttaaataaggataaggcaaggatGAAGAGAAAGAGAGTAAAAAGccgttcccgcgagcttcgcttcaccttaaaaagttttcccgtgggaattctgggattaAAAGTATCATATATTCTTTGTAAGGGTCTAGATTATctgtatactaaatttcattcaaatccgttcagtagttttggcgttaaagagtaacagacaaacagacacagttactttcggatttataatattagtttggattaggataatgataatatatcGAGGGAGGGAAGGCGATCAGTCGGTAGACCGCCTACCCGTTGAGTAGCGCCTCAGAGCGCCCGCATCCACCGTGAACCCGGACCGTAGAGACATACTACtactgacagacagacagaaagacagataCAGAGCGCTCTTCATTTGTTCCCTAGCTTAACGTTGAACTATTTGCGAATTGTCGGCTATACTTACCGCCTGCGGCTAAAATTGAGTTTGTTAACTTTACTAACAGTtttatccggctcgaaggaccaagcAGCGGTCTATCTATGAACctatagacagacagacagactcaACCTCTACATTATACTTTTACAGTTTAGGAGTTACTGACAGTTTTATCCAGCTCGAAGGACCAAGCAGCGGTCTATCTATGAACctatagacagacagacagactcaACCTCTACATTATATTAATACAGTTCAGGAGTTACTTAACAGTtttatccggctcgaaggaccaatcAGCGGTCTACCTACGAAcctacagacagacagactcaCCCTCTACGTATACACTTGAGGAACTCGGCGTGCTCGGGGTCCAGAACCCGGACCGTAGAGACATACTACTACTGACAGAGATACGGACCGCTCTTCATTTGTTCCCTAGCTTAACGGTGAACTATTTGCGAATTGTCGGCTATACTTACCGCCTGCCGCTAAAATTGTGTTAGTTAAAGTTACTTTACTTAACAATTTGGTCATGTGAACCTAaagacacacacatactcacccTCTCTACGTAATCAGTTCAGGAGTTACTGAACAGTTTTGTCCGGCTCGAGGGACCAAACTTTGGTCTATCTAACCtactgacagacagacagactcaCCCTCTACGTATACAGTTGAGGAACTCAGCGTGCTCAATATGGCCGACGCCTCAACGGTTtcatccggctcgaaggaccaagcAGCGGTTTACCTATGAAcctacagacagacagacagacagacagactcaCCCTCTACGTATACAGTTGAGGAACTCGGCGTGTTCAGGGTCCGAGTAGCGCCTCAGAGCGCCCGCGTCCACCGTGAACCCGGAGCGGTAAAGGCGGAGACGCACCGAGCGGGGACCCTCCTGGGGATAGGTAGAtagtgttaaataaataataataatatttaggaGCCATGCAATATATTCTCGCAAGCCCACACTCTGAGAATTGCAAGCTACTATTTAGCTTAGTTAGATTTAGTTTAAGGTTAAGAAATAGTGTAAGCTGATTGTTATCTTGTATTAGGGTATGATGGGACTGACATGTTTTCTATAGAAAACAATGtccctaaataaaaatagataaaaaaaaacaaagttaacaAGCATAGATATAGGCTGTAAGCTATATGCATGAATATTATGTCCCCTGATACTCAAACTAGGTAAAAACCTGTAAGATGAGGATCAGTGGTCACTCACCGATATAGTACACAAAACTAGTTAGTAACTTatcaaaataacattatttagggttaaatgttatacagggtgttgctttctaaaaaacaaatgttttactacttttgtaaaaaaattggttTTCCATAGCAACTTTGGAGTGAGAAACACAAAACGTGTGTTTAGGTTTTGTCACCTTGGCATTAACCAGAGTCAGATAAGTTGTGAGTTGCTGACTGCCCAGAAGGGCTAGTTTTGCATCGccgtcactcacatcgcgcagccccAAGAGTGAACGCGACGGAGTTCGGagttttgtcacgtcttattagcgccctgtgctacactGCCAGGTTGCCCTTTTACTGCACCTACTTACAGTATATGTAGAAGGCTTAATATGCCTGGAATCTTTGCTTTTTATGCTTTAATGGCTTACCTATGAGTTAGCCGGAATTCACCCcatttaggtaataattacaaatgaaaaatataagtagcATTCATACTTTTCCGTATTCTATTCAAACAGGAACTAACCTGTGCAGACTGGGAGCCGGCCGCGGGCGCCACCTGCTCGTGATCGTCATTTGTTTGTCCTGGAAATATAAGAAGTAATGTTGTTGAAGTAATGGCTAAgtccataataataatacagtaggtagtaggtattgTCATTGAagtaagctgcgtacagaccggccaaacgaacgccaacgaacgggtttcgttgaccttcgttgctgcaatctgccctgtattatgtatgataaatatccattgttgggcgttcgttggtcGTTCGTTGGGCcagtctgtacgcagctttaatCAAATCAATGGTTGTATATGATGGTatagtataattattgttaatgatgaaaatattataatgtgttAGAAATGTTATTTGAATGCAtgctttttatttgtattttaataataattaatgtaaacaaactaaaatatactaggtagtataaaaaaatattcaattaatttaacataactatgtaatgaataaattatattattagtattaaatatataggtacttatttgtaaataaataaatactgaatGAATCAAAATTGTAACCATGTATAAAAAACTGATAATGAGATAATTATTTCTCCTAGAAAGGCTGGTAACCTTGGAGAACACTACCTCAACCCCTGCACTATTATGGTGCTGGGAGGCCGTTTAAcagaactaaaaaaaaaaaaaaaaaaaaaaattgtagttAAATAAGATGATTATGTAATGAATTAAATctacttatttacataaaatttgaaatagtaataatttaaatataaaattaaaaaaatgtaaataattctaagtatttatgtcaatgtaatgaaatttaataaacggctattctattctatataacaaaatgtgtaatgtgttttcttcatatttaaaatGTGACTGACCTAGTCTGTAGCCGGCACCTCCAAAAGGTCTGTTGCCCCGACTTGTAGATGATGGCTCGTCTTCAAACATCACTGCCCCACGTCTGAAGTAAAGAATACAGTATAAATTAATGctcagatatatttttatttgaggATTTTTGTGTCCATTGCTAAGAATGtgataatgaaaataataacaaaagacTATAAGGCAATAGTTAAATGGCAGCATGATTGTTGAAAATGCATGTCCACCAAAAATGGATTTAGAATCAATTTGATTGAATATCATATTATACAAACATTTTcgcacaaaatatttttaaaagcctAGCTtgcaaataaacaaaagaccataataatttataaaaaaaagtacagcactttcaatataatatagcCTCTTTTGAACCACTGAAATGAAACTTACAGACTAGGAATTCATATTCGTTCAGATCAAGCAACTTGGTAGTTCTGTAGGGTGATCACGAAAAACAGAGCCAACATATAGCATTGAATgtgagtgcgactattgtcaacttgacagcactttcgaccactttttacctttcaaatagaatgacccacctTAAGAACTATCAAATAGTTTGACAGAACTGTACAATAGGCAGCCTTATGGCTAAGGGTGATTTCTTACAGGTAAATTTAATGCTGTGGACCACTAAAAAAGCACTTACTCTCTGACACTCTTGAACACTTCTGTGACTACATCTTTTTTCCCTTTCCCGGGCCCTATGATCTGTTGTCCCGAGCGATCTGACCCGCCTGCATAGAATGCTTGACCTGAAACATAGTATCATCTTAGTGTACAGTTCAAACAAATT from Plutella xylostella chromosome 28, ilPluXylo3.1, whole genome shotgun sequence carries:
- the LOC105391436 gene encoding stabilizer of axonemal microtubules 1 — its product is MPECCQPCPAPPAGSGGQGRGAGGCPCKSCCCGKPPVITPCYKQPKVPASYAPRRVYMKPTAPVEGCTTYKLSYLPVECKNLRGEARKPTGNIILSCAPMEGETIQKLSYLPNEICVTNPIRPCNHDMWGQGPMQSLTTQRHDFVPKPSCVRESFKPDPKYHCVEAPFENRTINRMSYLDPGRLARSKSYAPTKCYERPTAPMECATTHKMSYLPTCVAPPQRPPWACKGQYQKPCQRFDGTTVYQGSFLPPGMDCSEVQDPCSYGDCNPCPCKIPAECISKDPCACDFPKAACC
- the LOC105391438 gene encoding NSFL1 cofactor p47 isoform X2, with the protein product MSAAKEDTLKQFCDVTGADESRSRFFLESSNWQLEVALSSFYEHGGNADASGAAPSNAQAAAALSDSDMDSPPVSPFRPQKKDKKPKQSSNQKFATLSSLQQDEDSSDEEEGQAFYAGGSDRSGQQIIGPGKGKKDVVTEVFKSVRERGAVMFEDEPSSTSRGNRPFGGAGYRLGQTNDDHEQVAPAAGSQSAQEGPRSVRLRLYRSGFTVDAGALRRYSDPEHAEFLNCIRRGEIPAELSEAGGEVRVTLEDRRHEECPTGAPAAARAFSGKGHLLGSPTPPTVGATAPVAADVQDAAANERAAIAALNLDETQPVTSIQFRLPDGSRLAGRFNHTHTVGQLRQYIVTALPIYQLRPFVLQTTFPSAELTDDSQTVKEANLLNSVCVVRLK
- the LOC105391438 gene encoding NSFL1 cofactor p47 isoform X1, coding for MSAAKEDTLKQFCDVTGADESRSRFFLESSNWQLEVALSSFYEHGGNADASGAAPSNAQAAAALSDSDMDSPPVSPFRPQKKDKKPKQSSNQKFATLSSLQQDEDSSDEEEGQAFYAGGSDRSGQQIIGPGKGKKDVVTEVFKSVRERGAVMFEDEPSSTSRGNRPFGGAGYRLGQTNDDHEQVAPAAGSQSAQEGPRSVRLRLYRSGFTVDAGALRRYSDPEHAEFLNCIRRGEIPAELSEAGGEVRVTLEDRRHEECPTGAPAAARAFSGKGHLLGSPTPPTVGATAPVAADVQDAAANERAAIAALNLDETQPVTSIQFRLPDGSRLAGRFNHTHTVGQLRQYIVTALPIYQLRPFVLQTTFPSAELTDDSQTVKEANLLNSVCVVRLK